The Achromobacter pestifer genome includes a region encoding these proteins:
- a CDS encoding retention module-containing protein, translating into MANTSPAIVNEISGRAWLRHGDGSLTELHQGSKIPVGSDVVTASGSTVSLQIENGMPIIIGESREVALTAEMTGTLDDSSEAAVAPPMGTDSERLLAVLRDGHDLSDELDPTAAAMAGGGGAGGSSFVRLARLLETTNPLDLSYSNPNRGDDDLPRMSSTGSVSDDEEAPTPLSVNNAPGARDDAGHGDQNSLVRGNLLANDADPDGDPLAITSVGGRAMTSDGVTVAGSNGGTFTVLPDGSYVFTPGNAFERLAAGETAVSTISYTIMDPSGATSTATAVVTITGTNDGPVSIAISDTSSLDAQTHVSYDISGRFSDPDASDKLIYTATGLPPGLSIDPHTGIITGDIDPSASQGGSLGVYNITITATDPSGATTSQKFDWAIANPAPIAVGDSGAASDDSALDVSAQDGVLANDRDPDGDGLTVSQVNGNAANVGAAIAGSHGGTFTLNADGSYSFDPGSAFQYLGAGEKIYSSITYTVSDGEGGTSTATLTVEITGTNQTPVILPHADQVLEDHSASGNVLSGAADADNDALSVVTYTVDGAKYLAGNTAYIAGVGSILINADGSYTFTPDADWNGAVPQVTYTVTDGSVTTSSTLDIGVLSVNEAPLSRDNPDNAVAGDRYVFGLNDFPFSDPQEGHSLKSVIIDSLPSLGTLLLNGEAIAPGREISLEDLANGKLTFQPDGQNFRRSDGSSFEFRVKDTGGTANGGQDTSHQQTFKLSTGELIAGNNYFGDNSTPDNNIYYWMGGNGNDVILGDKGGVLGIPPPEPHSLSGLFLPDPSELEVHAKSSLDHVLAPLSNDELFGRGGSDILFGDAINTDFLPWGVDGNPARPEGLLDGSGLWALKEFLLLKNGVPPTDADLYRFISNNHDMLDVHGDTRGGQDFLAGNEGDDILYGQGGNDELSGGRGQDILSGGTGNDILEGNGGSDVLIGGMGNDIVIGDGFDFYRRDGSGYSVDSDTFKWEFNDQGTITAPAVDTIRDFSILKPVEDGDILDLQELLVGESDSTLTKYLDFRKEGYNTVIDVNTQGKLGTQGADQKIVLENVDLTHDAYGQFMNNQAIINDLLQKGKLNVDHS; encoded by the coding sequence ATGGCCAATACGTCTCCCGCAATCGTCAACGAAATCTCCGGCCGCGCGTGGCTGCGCCATGGCGACGGGTCCCTGACCGAACTCCATCAGGGCAGCAAGATACCCGTCGGCAGCGACGTCGTCACAGCCTCGGGCAGCACGGTTTCCCTTCAGATTGAAAACGGCATGCCGATCATCATCGGCGAGAGCCGCGAGGTCGCGCTGACCGCCGAAATGACCGGCACTCTGGACGACTCATCCGAAGCCGCGGTAGCTCCGCCCATGGGCACCGATTCCGAACGCTTGTTGGCAGTCCTGCGCGACGGCCACGACTTGTCCGACGAGCTCGACCCCACCGCAGCTGCCATGGCCGGCGGCGGTGGGGCTGGCGGCAGCAGTTTCGTCCGCCTGGCCCGCCTGCTGGAAACCACCAACCCGCTTGACCTGAGCTACTCAAATCCCAACCGTGGCGACGATGACTTGCCTCGCATGTCCAGTACTGGCTCCGTCAGCGACGACGAAGAAGCGCCCACACCGCTCAGCGTCAACAACGCGCCCGGCGCGCGGGACGATGCGGGCCACGGCGATCAAAACAGCCTGGTACGGGGCAACCTGCTCGCGAACGACGCGGACCCAGACGGCGACCCACTGGCGATAACGTCGGTCGGTGGCCGGGCCATGACCTCGGACGGCGTTACGGTTGCGGGCAGCAATGGCGGCACGTTCACTGTCCTGCCGGACGGCAGCTATGTCTTCACGCCGGGAAACGCCTTTGAGCGCCTGGCCGCGGGCGAAACCGCTGTCAGCACCATTTCGTACACCATCATGGATCCCAGCGGCGCCACCTCCACGGCTACCGCCGTCGTGACGATCACCGGCACCAACGACGGCCCGGTCTCCATCGCCATTTCAGACACCTCCAGCCTGGATGCCCAGACCCATGTGAGCTATGACATCTCTGGCCGCTTCTCGGACCCCGACGCGAGCGACAAGCTCATCTACACCGCAACCGGCTTGCCGCCTGGCCTGAGCATCGATCCGCACACCGGCATCATTACCGGCGACATCGATCCCTCGGCCTCGCAAGGCGGCAGTCTCGGCGTCTACAACATCACCATTACCGCCACGGATCCCTCTGGCGCGACAACTTCACAGAAGTTCGACTGGGCCATCGCCAATCCCGCACCCATCGCGGTTGGCGACTCGGGTGCTGCCAGCGACGACTCAGCCCTTGACGTCAGCGCCCAAGACGGCGTGCTGGCAAACGACAGGGATCCAGACGGCGACGGGCTTACCGTCTCGCAAGTCAACGGCAACGCAGCCAATGTGGGCGCCGCCATCGCGGGCTCCCATGGCGGCACGTTCACGCTGAACGCGGACGGCTCCTACAGTTTCGACCCAGGCTCCGCCTTTCAATACCTCGGCGCCGGCGAAAAAATCTACAGTTCGATCACTTACACCGTCTCCGACGGCGAGGGAGGTACAAGCACGGCGACCCTCACGGTCGAAATTACCGGTACCAACCAGACGCCGGTAATCCTGCCCCATGCCGACCAGGTCCTGGAAGACCACTCGGCCTCTGGCAACGTGCTCAGCGGCGCGGCCGATGCCGACAACGATGCGCTGAGCGTTGTCACATACACCGTCGACGGCGCGAAGTACCTCGCGGGCAACACGGCATACATAGCGGGCGTGGGCTCGATCCTCATCAATGCCGACGGCAGCTATACATTCACGCCGGACGCGGATTGGAACGGCGCAGTGCCGCAGGTCACCTATACCGTGACGGATGGCTCTGTCACGACGTCATCCACCTTGGACATTGGCGTCCTGTCCGTCAACGAGGCGCCGCTGTCGCGGGACAACCCCGACAATGCGGTAGCCGGCGACCGCTACGTATTTGGCCTGAATGACTTCCCGTTCTCCGATCCGCAGGAGGGCCATTCGCTAAAGTCGGTGATCATAGATTCTCTCCCCTCACTCGGTACGCTGCTCCTGAACGGCGAAGCGATCGCGCCAGGACGTGAAATCAGCCTGGAAGACCTGGCCAACGGCAAACTGACGTTTCAACCCGACGGCCAAAACTTCCGCCGCAGCGACGGTTCGTCCTTCGAATTCCGTGTCAAGGATACCGGCGGCACCGCCAACGGCGGCCAGGACACCTCACATCAGCAGACGTTCAAGCTGAGTACTGGCGAGCTTATCGCCGGCAACAACTACTTCGGCGACAACAGCACTCCGGATAACAACATCTACTATTGGATGGGCGGCAACGGTAATGACGTAATACTGGGCGACAAAGGCGGCGTACTGGGAATTCCTCCTCCCGAACCACATTCTCTCAGCGGATTGTTTTTGCCGGACCCTTCCGAGTTGGAGGTCCACGCAAAGAGCAGCTTGGACCATGTGCTGGCTCCGCTGAGCAACGACGAGCTCTTCGGCAGGGGCGGTTCAGACATTCTTTTCGGCGACGCCATCAACACGGACTTCCTGCCCTGGGGCGTTGATGGCAACCCGGCCAGGCCTGAGGGCCTGCTGGATGGATCTGGTCTGTGGGCGCTCAAGGAATTCTTGCTTCTCAAGAATGGCGTGCCACCTACAGATGCCGATCTTTACCGGTTCATCTCGAACAACCACGACATGCTCGACGTGCACGGCGATACACGTGGTGGACAGGACTTCCTTGCTGGCAATGAAGGCGATGACATCCTCTACGGCCAAGGCGGCAACGACGAGCTCTCAGGCGGCCGTGGCCAAGACATCCTGTCGGGCGGCACTGGCAACGACATTCTGGAAGGCAACGGAGGAAGCGATGTCCTGATTGGCGGCATGGGCAATGACATCGTGATCGGTGATGGCTTTGACTTCTATAGACGGGACGGCAGCGGGTATAGCGTCGACAGCGACACGTTCAAGTGGGAATTCAACGATCAGGGCACAATCACCGCCCCGGCAGTGGATACAATCCGGGACTTCTCGATCCTGAAACCTGTCGAAGATGGCGACATCCTGGATCTGCAGGAATTGCTGGTCGGCGAAAGCGACAGCACACTGACCAAGTACCTGGACTTCCGCAAGGAAGGCTATAACACGGTCATCGACGTGAATACCCAGGGCAAGCTTGGCACCCAGGGCGCGGATCAGAAGATCGTGCTAGAAAACGTCGACCTCACCCACGATGCCTACGGCCAGTTCATGAACAACCAGGCCATCATCAACGACCTGCTGCAGAAGGGAAAGCTGAACGTTGACCACAGCTAA
- a CDS encoding transglutaminase-like cysteine peptidase gives MPSSRRFRRTLNLCRLALLCLACGWGGSSALEVNADRLQSLSASRYGAKGSKAVSEWLQLMRNPAPAQERGALTQANDFWNRSLMSGEDITIWKQADYWATPLESLGRGAGDCEDYVIGKYFTLLALGVPANKLRFIYVRARIGGAASSTQIAHMVLGYYETPNAVPLVLDNLISTILPATQRRDLTPVFSFNADGVYVDGKPAAPVDRLSRWRDLLQRMEREGVRP, from the coding sequence ATGCCATCGTCCCGCCGTTTCCGCCGCACGCTGAATCTGTGCCGATTGGCTTTGCTATGCCTGGCTTGCGGCTGGGGCGGAAGTTCCGCCCTGGAAGTCAATGCCGACCGGCTGCAAAGCCTGTCGGCCAGCCGCTATGGCGCAAAAGGCTCCAAGGCGGTGTCGGAATGGCTGCAATTGATGCGCAACCCCGCCCCAGCCCAGGAAAGAGGCGCGCTGACGCAGGCCAATGACTTCTGGAATCGCTCCCTGATGTCCGGCGAGGACATCACCATCTGGAAGCAGGCGGATTATTGGGCCACGCCGTTAGAATCGCTGGGCAGAGGCGCGGGCGATTGTGAAGACTACGTCATCGGCAAATACTTCACGCTGCTGGCGCTGGGCGTGCCGGCCAACAAGCTGCGCTTCATCTATGTCCGCGCGCGCATCGGCGGAGCGGCCAGCAGTACCCAGATCGCCCACATGGTGCTGGGCTACTACGAAACCCCCAATGCCGTGCCGCTGGTGCTGGACAACCTGATCTCGACCATTTTGCCCGCCACGCAGCGCCGCGACCTGACGCCGGTATTCAGTTTCAATGCCGACGGCGTTTATGTGGACGGCAAACCCGCCGCGCCGGTTGACCGTCTCAGCCGCTGGCGTGATCTACTTCAACGCATGGAACGGGAAGGCGTGCGCCCCTGA
- a CDS encoding retention module-containing protein produces the protein MANTSAAIVNEISGRAWLRHTDGSLTELHVGSKVPAGSDVVTASGATVSLQVENGTPIIIGEGRQVALTSEMTGMLDDASEAAVAPPTGTDSDRLLAALRDGRDLFDELDPTAAVLAGGGGGGGSSFVRLTRLLETTSPLDLAYSNPARGDAVLPRMSGIGPASDDDEVPTAVSVNHAPAARDDAGQGNQNGQVRGNLLANDMDPDGDPLTIASVGSRPMTSGGIAVAGSNGGTFTVLPDGSYVFTPGNAFARLAAGETATSTISYTITDPSGATSTATAVVTITGTNDGPVSTAISDTSSLDAQTHVSYDISGHFSDPDAGDTLTYTATGLPPGLSIDPHTGIITGDIDPSASQGGSLGVYNITITATDPSGATTSQKFDWAIANPAPVAVGDSGAASEDSPLDVSAQNGVLANDRDPDGDALTVSQVNGNAANVGAAIAGSHGGTFTLNADGSYSFDPGSAFQRLGAGEKIYSSITYTVSDGEGGTSTATLTVEITGANDGPVSTAISGTSSLDAQTHVSYDISGHFSDPDAGDTLTYTATGLPPGLSIDPHTGIITGDIDPSASQGGSVGVYNITITATDPSGATTSQKFDWAIANPAPVAVGDSGAAIEDSTLDISAQDGVLANDRDPDGDALTVSQVNGNATNVGAAIGGSHGGTFALNADGSYSFDPGSAFQHLGAGEKIYSSITYTVSDGEGGTSTAVLTVEITGANDAPILQAHGNQVLEDHVASGNVLIGAVDVDNDALTVTTVTLNGTTYAAGITAYMEGVGSILVKADGNYVFTPDANWNGNLPQITYTVTDGTVTTSSTLDIGVLSVNDAPISQDASGNVMAGGRYTFSLNDFPFSDPEEGHSMKSLIIDSLPQHGTLLLNGKAIVQGQEISVEDLANGKLVFQPGAVNSGDNDTSSSFEFRIRDSGGVSHGGLDISHQQTFKMNVDQFIVGDDDTGDRSRLMDDWNGGDGNDVILGDHGGVLSLPPPPPKPANWELSRDREAEAGDRSDHVLATPDTDRLYGGDGSDILFGDAINTDQLPWGINGNPARPEGLHDGSGLRALTQFLFLKNGVPPTDADLYKFVSENHEVLEVHGDTRGRFDTMYGGNGNDILYGQGGNDELQGGYGNDILSGGTGNDCLEGDAGSDVLIGGMGNDLLHGDGNGIRYDNNSDTFKWTLNDQGTTDAPAVDRVMDFSIQRPADGGDILDLQELLVGENDGTLTDYLAFSKDGNHTVIDVNTQGKLGTQGADQQIVLENVDLTHDAYGQSLSNQAIINDLLQKGKLTVDHA, from the coding sequence ATGGCCAACACTTCTGCCGCAATCGTCAACGAAATCTCCGGTCGCGCGTGGCTGCGCCATACCGACGGCTCCCTGACCGAACTGCACGTGGGCAGCAAGGTCCCCGCCGGTAGCGATGTCGTCACGGCCTCGGGCGCCACGGTTTCTCTTCAGGTTGAAAACGGCACGCCCATTATCATCGGCGAGGGCCGCCAAGTTGCGCTGACCAGCGAAATGACCGGCATGCTGGATGATGCGTCCGAAGCAGCGGTAGCGCCGCCCACAGGCACCGACTCCGACCGATTGTTGGCCGCCCTGCGCGACGGCCGCGACCTGTTCGACGAACTCGATCCCACCGCCGCCGTCCTGGCTGGCGGTGGCGGCGGTGGCGGCAGCAGCTTTGTCCGCCTGACCCGCCTTCTTGAAACCACCAGCCCGCTTGACCTGGCCTACTCGAATCCCGCTCGCGGTGACGCAGTCTTGCCACGCATGTCCGGCATTGGCCCCGCCTCCGACGACGACGAAGTACCCACGGCAGTCAGCGTCAACCACGCGCCCGCTGCACGGGACGATGCAGGACAAGGCAATCAAAACGGCCAGGTGCGCGGCAACCTGCTCGCGAACGACATGGACCCGGACGGCGATCCCCTGACGATAGCGTCGGTAGGTAGCCGGCCCATGACCTCGGGTGGCATTGCGGTCGCGGGCAGCAATGGCGGCACGTTCACCGTCCTGCCTGACGGCAGCTATGTCTTCACGCCAGGAAACGCGTTTGCGCGCCTGGCGGCGGGCGAAACCGCTACCAGCACCATTTCGTACACCATCACGGATCCCAGCGGCGCCACCTCCACGGCAACCGCTGTCGTGACGATCACCGGCACCAATGACGGCCCGGTCTCCACCGCCATTTCCGACACCTCCAGCCTGGATGCCCAGACCCATGTGAGCTATGACATCTCTGGCCACTTCTCGGATCCGGACGCGGGCGACACGCTCACCTACACCGCGACCGGCTTGCCGCCCGGCCTGAGCATCGATCCGCACACCGGCATCATCACCGGCGACATCGATCCCTCGGCCTCGCAAGGCGGCAGTCTCGGCGTCTACAACATCACCATTACCGCCACGGATCCCTCTGGCGCGACAACTTCACAGAAGTTCGACTGGGCCATCGCCAATCCCGCGCCCGTCGCAGTTGGCGACTCGGGCGCTGCCAGCGAGGACTCGCCCCTCGACGTCAGCGCTCAGAACGGCGTGCTGGCAAACGACAGGGATCCAGACGGCGATGCGCTTACCGTCTCGCAAGTCAACGGTAACGCAGCCAACGTAGGCGCCGCCATCGCGGGCTCCCATGGAGGCACGTTCACGCTGAACGCCGATGGCTCCTACAGCTTCGACCCAGGCTCTGCATTCCAGCGCCTCGGCGCCGGCGAAAAAATCTACAGCTCGATCACTTACACCGTCTCCGACGGCGAGGGCGGTACAAGCACGGCCACCCTTACGGTAGAAATCACCGGCGCCAACGACGGCCCGGTCTCCACCGCCATTTCTGGCACCTCCAGCCTCGATGCCCAGACCCATGTGAGCTATGACATCTCTGGCCACTTCTCGGATCCGGACGCGGGCGATACGCTCACCTACACCGCAACCGGCTTGCCGCCCGGCCTGAGCATCGATCCGCACACCGGCATCATTACCGGCGACATCGATCCCTCGGCGTCGCAAGGCGGCAGTGTCGGCGTCTACAACATCACCATCACCGCCACGGATCCCTCTGGCGCAACAACTTCGCAGAAGTTCGACTGGGCCATCGCCAATCCCGCGCCCGTCGCGGTTGGCGACTCGGGCGCTGCCATCGAAGACTCGACCCTCGACATCAGTGCCCAGGACGGCGTATTGGCAAACGACAGGGATCCAGACGGCGATGCGCTTACTGTCTCGCAAGTCAACGGCAACGCAACCAATGTGGGCGCCGCCATCGGGGGCTCCCATGGCGGCACGTTCGCGCTGAACGCCGATGGTTCCTACAGTTTCGACCCAGGCTCCGCCTTTCAACACCTCGGCGCCGGCGAAAAAATCTACAGTTCGATCACGTACACCGTCTCCGACGGTGAGGGTGGTACTAGCACGGCTGTCCTGACAGTCGAAATCACGGGCGCCAACGACGCACCTATCCTCCAGGCACACGGCAATCAGGTGTTGGAGGACCATGTGGCATCTGGCAACGTGCTCATCGGAGCGGTCGATGTCGACAACGACGCGCTGACTGTCACAACCGTCACCCTCAACGGCACAACATACGCGGCCGGCATCACTGCGTACATGGAAGGCGTAGGTTCAATTCTCGTCAAAGCCGACGGCAACTATGTGTTCACACCGGACGCAAACTGGAACGGAAACCTACCCCAGATCACATATACCGTGACGGACGGCACGGTCACGACCTCGTCCACCTTGGACATTGGAGTTCTGTCGGTCAACGACGCCCCGATATCGCAAGACGCCTCCGGCAACGTCATGGCTGGCGGCCGTTATACGTTCAGTCTGAATGACTTCCCATTCTCTGATCCAGAGGAAGGCCATTCGATGAAGTCATTGATCATCGACTCTCTGCCTCAACACGGTACGCTGCTCCTGAATGGCAAAGCGATTGTGCAAGGACAAGAAATCAGCGTAGAGGATCTGGCCAACGGCAAATTGGTGTTCCAACCCGGTGCGGTGAACTCCGGCGACAACGATACTTCGTCGTCCTTCGAATTTCGCATCAGAGATAGCGGCGGCGTTTCCCACGGTGGCCTGGATATTTCCCATCAGCAAACATTCAAAATGAATGTAGATCAGTTCATCGTCGGTGACGACGACACTGGCGACCGGTCCAGGCTCATGGACGATTGGAACGGTGGCGACGGCAATGACGTCATACTGGGCGACCACGGAGGCGTGCTGAGCCTCCCCCCTCCTCCCCCAAAACCTGCTAACTGGGAACTCTCTCGGGACCGGGAAGCTGAAGCCGGCGACCGATCAGACCATGTACTGGCTACGCCGGACACCGACAGGCTCTACGGCGGCGACGGTTCGGACATCCTGTTTGGCGATGCGATCAACACAGATCAGCTGCCCTGGGGCATCAACGGCAATCCCGCCAGACCTGAAGGTCTGCACGACGGGTCCGGCCTGCGGGCGCTTACGCAGTTCTTGTTTCTGAAGAACGGCGTGCCACCGACGGATGCAGATCTGTACAAGTTCGTCTCGGAAAACCATGAGGTCCTCGAGGTACATGGCGATACGCGCGGTCGCTTCGACACGATGTACGGCGGCAATGGCAACGACATCCTCTACGGCCAAGGCGGCAACGACGAGCTGCAAGGCGGCTATGGCAACGACATCCTGTCGGGCGGCACAGGTAATGACTGTCTGGAAGGCGACGCTGGCAGTGATGTCCTGATCGGCGGCATGGGCAATGACTTGCTGCATGGCGACGGCAATGGCATCCGGTACGACAACAACAGCGACACGTTCAAATGGACGCTCAACGACCAAGGCACCACAGACGCCCCAGCAGTGGATAGGGTCATGGATTTCTCGATTCAGAGACCGGCCGACGGCGGCGATATCCTGGATCTGCAGGAACTGCTGGTCGGCGAGAACGACGGCACCCTGACCGACTACCTCGCGTTCAGCAAGGACGGCAACCATACGGTCATCGACGTGAACACCCAGGGCAAGCTGGGCACCCAGGGCGCGGACCAGCAAATCGTGCTGGAAAACGTGGACCTCACGCACGATGCCTACGGCCAATCCCTGAGCAACCAGGCCATCATCAATGACCTGCTGCAGAAAGGGAAGCTGACCGTCGATCATGCCTGA
- a CDS encoding bifunctional diguanylate cyclase/phosphodiesterase, whose translation MSILRQLLLSVTLAIGVILLGTLALSVNTAREYLSGQLQVQSTDAAVSLALSLSQPANNDPVVQELLVSALYDGGHFSLVRLSDPEGKVLIERKSTATAASVPAWFQALAPLTTQSASHAVSDGWRQIGEVTLIANDAYAWEALWRSSLKMIALVVGAGILWAVFAFMLVGWIKNRLLREISDHVRSIGQESPTAQVEARVPELSGVVQALNQTRERIHASVEEQNAKIESLELELNQDPVTGLPNRKYFVNEFRRALETPTVTTGRGIDGGHVLVFRQRDLADLNRHMPREFIDQWLRTVCERIRGTLKSMHVASPLLARLNGSDFALLLPGCAAPQAMMVAEQVRADLHASRIPVGEGHLCRWAQAMTDYGHGSQAGPVLARLDFGLMRAESAGNDQVVIAGATDMQSPSESGERAWKDAIQSALEEHRFELATENLQATDGSTVRTEAMLMLRTAADQVPIPATLFIPPAVRLDLVADCDLEAVSLGLDWLAANPGELAVRVALPSLRGQKFFRQLALLLTEHRPLARRLYLEIDAHGLVECHEQIATLARVASEFGAHIGVRRLAQQFGAIAQLHTLPLSYVKLGGGFVGGMSQSPGSQQLTASVLETARGLKIAVYAEDVPDAETQRILAKLGIGIMRGPGVRTAAA comes from the coding sequence ATGTCCATACTTCGACAGTTGTTGCTCAGCGTTACCCTCGCCATCGGCGTCATCCTGCTGGGCACGCTCGCGCTCAGCGTGAATACAGCCAGAGAGTACCTGTCCGGCCAACTACAGGTGCAGAGCACCGATGCCGCCGTATCGCTGGCGCTGTCGCTCTCGCAGCCGGCGAACAATGACCCGGTCGTGCAGGAGTTGCTGGTATCGGCGCTGTACGACGGCGGGCACTTCTCGCTGGTGCGCTTGAGCGATCCGGAAGGCAAGGTTCTGATCGAACGGAAATCCACGGCCACTGCGGCGTCGGTTCCCGCCTGGTTCCAGGCGCTGGCGCCCCTGACAACGCAATCGGCCAGCCACGCTGTCAGCGACGGCTGGCGCCAGATCGGCGAAGTCACGCTGATCGCCAACGACGCCTATGCCTGGGAAGCCCTGTGGCGCAGCAGCCTCAAGATGATCGCCCTGGTGGTGGGCGCCGGCATTCTGTGGGCGGTGTTCGCCTTCATGCTGGTAGGCTGGATCAAGAACCGCCTGCTGCGCGAAATCAGCGACCACGTGCGCAGCATCGGCCAGGAATCCCCGACGGCCCAGGTCGAAGCACGCGTGCCTGAATTGTCTGGCGTAGTGCAGGCCCTGAACCAGACCCGCGAGCGCATCCATGCCAGCGTCGAGGAACAGAACGCCAAGATCGAATCGCTGGAGCTGGAACTGAACCAGGATCCGGTCACCGGCCTGCCGAACCGCAAGTACTTCGTCAACGAATTCCGCCGCGCGCTGGAGACCCCCACCGTCACGACCGGACGCGGCATCGACGGCGGCCACGTCCTGGTATTCCGCCAGCGCGACCTGGCCGACCTGAACCGCCACATGCCGCGCGAGTTTATCGACCAATGGCTGCGCACTGTCTGCGAACGCATCCGCGGCACGCTCAAGAGCATGCATGTGGCGTCGCCGCTGCTGGCCCGCCTGAATGGCTCGGATTTCGCCTTGCTGCTGCCGGGCTGCGCGGCGCCCCAGGCCATGATGGTCGCCGAGCAGGTGCGCGCCGACCTGCACGCGTCCCGCATTCCCGTGGGTGAAGGGCATTTGTGCCGCTGGGCGCAGGCCATGACCGACTACGGCCACGGCAGCCAGGCCGGCCCGGTGCTCGCGCGCCTGGACTTCGGCCTGATGCGGGCGGAAAGCGCCGGCAACGATCAGGTCGTGATCGCGGGCGCGACCGACATGCAGTCGCCTTCGGAATCGGGTGAACGCGCCTGGAAGGACGCAATTCAATCCGCCCTGGAAGAACATCGCTTCGAATTGGCCACGGAAAACCTGCAAGCCACCGACGGCAGCACCGTCCGTACCGAGGCGATGCTGATGCTGCGCACCGCCGCCGACCAGGTGCCGATCCCCGCCACGCTGTTCATTCCGCCTGCCGTGCGTCTGGACCTGGTGGCCGATTGCGACCTGGAAGCCGTGAGCCTGGGGCTGGATTGGCTGGCAGCCAACCCCGGTGAACTCGCCGTGCGGGTGGCCTTGCCCTCGTTGCGAGGCCAGAAGTTCTTCCGACAGTTGGCCCTGTTGCTGACCGAGCACCGGCCTTTGGCACGCCGCTTGTACCTCGAAATCGACGCGCACGGCCTGGTGGAGTGCCACGAACAGATCGCCACGCTGGCCCGTGTTGCCTCGGAGTTTGGCGCGCATATCGGCGTGCGCCGCCTGGCGCAGCAATTCGGCGCGATTGCGCAACTGCACACCCTGCCCTTGTCGTACGTGAAATTGGGCGGCGGCTTCGTCGGCGGCATGTCCCAAAGCCCCGGCAGCCAGCAGTTGACGGCTTCGGTGTTGGAAACCGCACGCGGCCTGAAGATAGCGGTCTATGCCGAAGACGTGCCGGACGCCGAAACGCAGCGCATCTTGGCCAAGCTGGGCATCGGCATCATGCGCGGTCCCGGCGTCAGGACGGCCGCGGCATAA
- a CDS encoding M48 family metallopeptidase, with amino-acid sequence MNRKRHLLRNAGAALALAALAGCTGMNTTQSGAIGVNRTQYMSSMVPSQALEQEATQQYADILKQAQAKGLLDRDAQQVARVRAISQRLIAQAGVFRPDAASWKWEVHVLSSNEINAWCMPGGKIAVYTGLLAKIKPSDDELAAVLGHEISHALREHARERVSQQMATNLGLSVLAIATGSSAASDLGEQFTSVMFTLPNSRTHETEADRMGVELAARAGYDPRAAVTLWQKMGAADQGSAPPEILSTHPSAASRISDLQAAAQQVLPLYEQSKGKASR; translated from the coding sequence ATGAACCGGAAACGTCATCTGCTGCGCAATGCGGGCGCGGCGCTCGCGCTGGCCGCCCTGGCGGGCTGCACCGGCATGAACACCACGCAATCCGGCGCCATCGGCGTCAACCGGACCCAGTACATGTCCAGCATGGTGCCTTCGCAGGCGCTGGAACAGGAAGCGACCCAGCAGTACGCCGACATACTCAAGCAGGCGCAGGCCAAGGGCCTGTTGGACCGCGATGCCCAGCAGGTGGCGCGGGTCCGCGCCATTTCCCAGCGCTTGATCGCTCAGGCGGGCGTCTTCCGCCCTGACGCCGCCAGCTGGAAATGGGAAGTGCATGTGCTGTCCAGCAACGAGATCAACGCCTGGTGCATGCCGGGCGGCAAGATAGCCGTCTACACGGGGCTGCTCGCCAAGATCAAGCCCTCGGATGATGAGCTGGCGGCGGTGCTGGGGCACGAGATTTCACATGCCTTGCGGGAACATGCGCGCGAGCGTGTATCCCAGCAGATGGCCACCAACCTGGGATTGTCCGTGCTGGCGATCGCCACGGGGTCGTCAGCTGCGTCCGATCTGGGCGAACAGTTCACCAGCGTCATGTTCACGCTGCCCAATAGCCGTACGCACGAAACCGAAGCCGATCGCATGGGCGTGGAGCTGGCGGCCAGGGCGGGCTACGACCCGCGCGCCGCCGTGACGCTGTGGCAGAAGATGGGCGCGGCCGACCAGGGCAGCGCCCCACCCGAAATCCTGTCGACCCACCCGTCGGCCGCATCGCGCATCAGCGATCTGCAGGCCGCTGCGCAGCAGGTGCTGCCGCTGTACGAACAGTCCAAGGGCAAAGCCTCCCGCTGA